From one Cryptosporangium minutisporangium genomic stretch:
- a CDS encoding MFS transporter has protein sequence MTVSTAPTAARRVSTPWLAVLAGPLSFGIAAPALIVDDVARALAVRPGAAALTVAAFGWGIALGTALLAALPARRGLPALLTASAALLSAGTLLIVLAPVLPVLVVGAAVQALGSAGLTIAAMSLADSARRMGVATASLAVVGATGPLVGALVADVFSWRAALALPLLSVLAVPATRRGGTAPEQARTPFDGLGMVLLALLVTALVVVPHRPLAAGPAAVVLLLLVAARVRSRPDGAVPAVLIGNPRFLAACALAFALGVGNFALLYAAPDLLQSHTGWTSAHTGVVLLAPYLFGGLCSAFLVAVSARVSPRVVVAALLAAGVAAPLVAAVATAVPLLLAAMATASLAAATGQGALAVRATAVVPASSRAEALGLFTVVYLLSVAFGPAIAVTLTLP, from the coding sequence GTGACCGTCTCTACCGCCCCGACGGCTGCGCGCCGGGTGTCGACGCCCTGGCTCGCGGTGCTGGCCGGTCCACTGTCGTTCGGGATCGCCGCGCCGGCGCTGATCGTCGACGACGTCGCGCGGGCCCTGGCCGTGCGACCCGGCGCGGCTGCCCTGACCGTGGCCGCCTTCGGCTGGGGCATCGCGCTGGGAACCGCGCTGCTGGCCGCGCTGCCGGCCCGCCGCGGGCTGCCGGCCCTGCTGACCGCCTCGGCCGCACTGCTGTCCGCCGGGACTCTGCTGATCGTGCTGGCCCCGGTCCTGCCGGTGCTGGTCGTGGGCGCCGCGGTGCAGGCGCTGGGCTCGGCCGGGCTGACGATCGCGGCGATGAGCCTGGCCGACTCGGCCCGGCGGATGGGCGTTGCGACCGCGTCGCTGGCGGTCGTCGGTGCCACCGGACCGCTGGTCGGTGCGCTCGTCGCCGACGTGTTCTCGTGGCGGGCCGCGCTCGCCTTGCCGTTGCTGTCGGTACTGGCGGTCCCCGCGACCCGCCGGGGCGGTACCGCGCCGGAGCAGGCGCGGACGCCCTTCGACGGGCTCGGCATGGTCCTGCTGGCCCTGCTCGTCACCGCGCTGGTCGTCGTTCCGCACCGACCGCTCGCCGCCGGACCGGCCGCCGTCGTGTTGCTGCTGCTCGTGGCCGCACGGGTACGCTCCCGGCCCGACGGCGCCGTGCCCGCCGTCCTGATCGGCAACCCGCGGTTCCTGGCGGCGTGCGCGCTGGCTTTCGCGCTGGGCGTGGGCAACTTCGCCCTGCTGTACGCCGCACCGGACCTGCTGCAGTCCCACACCGGTTGGACGAGTGCGCATACCGGGGTGGTGCTGCTGGCTCCCTACCTGTTCGGGGGTCTCTGCTCGGCGTTCCTGGTCGCGGTGTCCGCCCGGGTGTCGCCCCGCGTGGTGGTCGCCGCCCTTCTCGCCGCCGGTGTCGCCGCACCGTTGGTGGCCGCGGTCGCTACCGCCGTACCGCTGCTGCTGGCCGCGATGGCTACCGCTTCGTTGGCCGCCGCCACCGGTCAGGGCGCTCTCGCCGTCCGCGCCACCGCGGTCGTCCCCGCCTCCTCCCGGGCGGAGGCGCTGGGACTGTTCACCGTGGTGTACCTGCTGAGCGTGGCGTTCGGCCCGGCGATCGCCGTGACGCTGACGCTCCCGTGA
- a CDS encoding MFS transporter — MNTIVAARAGRREWAGLAVLALPTVMASLELTIPNLALPAISQDLSLTSAQSLWIVDIYGFLLAGSLITMGTLGDRIGRRRLLMIGSTLFGVASVLAAYSTSAEMLILTRALLGLAGATLMPAALSLAASLFRDPRQRTVAISIVIASVAGGTAIGPLIGGWILQHFWWGAVFLIAAPVTVLIVALSPLLLPEHREERPGRMDLASAALSLVAVLSVIYGLKHLAAGGLDAVSIGSLVIGLLLGAWFVHRQHRSNPLVDLRLFRSASFSVSLSTLLFGVFVLFGANFFLAQYLQLVFGLSPLRAGLWTVPSACGVIVGSMLAPMLVRRVRPGYVVGAGLALSAVGFAVLTLVVPGTGLPLLVVGSVVISLGLGPMMTLTTELVVGSAPPERAGEASALSETAPELGGALGIAILGSAGTAVYRAQMADTVPPGLPEDATRAAEETLGGAVSAAEQVPDPVGDQLLDTAREAFTDGLHLIAGISIVVLVATAVGISVLLRHIRPSNESEQGREVTGASASRRSPGRTPRSAGTPR, encoded by the coding sequence ATGAACACGATCGTCGCTGCTCGGGCCGGGAGACGTGAATGGGCCGGGCTGGCCGTGCTCGCGTTGCCCACCGTGATGGCCTCGCTGGAACTGACCATCCCGAACCTCGCCCTGCCGGCGATCTCGCAGGACCTCTCGCTCACCAGCGCGCAGTCACTGTGGATCGTCGACATCTACGGCTTCCTCCTCGCCGGCTCACTGATCACGATGGGAACGCTCGGCGACCGCATCGGCCGCCGTCGGCTACTGATGATCGGATCGACGTTGTTCGGCGTCGCCTCCGTGCTCGCCGCCTACTCCACCAGCGCTGAGATGCTGATCCTGACCCGGGCGCTGCTCGGCCTCGCCGGTGCGACGCTGATGCCGGCCGCGCTCTCGCTGGCCGCCTCCCTGTTCCGGGATCCCCGGCAGCGGACGGTGGCGATCAGCATCGTCATCGCCAGCGTCGCAGGCGGCACCGCGATCGGCCCGCTGATCGGTGGCTGGATACTCCAGCACTTCTGGTGGGGCGCGGTGTTCCTCATCGCGGCGCCGGTCACCGTACTCATCGTCGCCCTCAGCCCGCTCCTGCTGCCGGAGCACCGCGAGGAGCGGCCAGGCAGGATGGATCTGGCGAGCGCCGCGTTGTCGCTGGTGGCCGTGCTCTCGGTGATCTACGGCCTCAAACATCTGGCGGCCGGCGGTCTGGACGCCGTGTCCATCGGATCCCTCGTGATCGGTCTGCTCCTCGGGGCCTGGTTCGTCCACCGGCAGCACCGCAGCAACCCGCTGGTCGACCTCCGGCTGTTCCGCTCCGCCTCGTTCAGCGTCTCGCTGAGCACGCTGCTGTTCGGTGTCTTCGTCCTCTTCGGTGCGAACTTCTTCCTCGCGCAGTACCTCCAGTTGGTATTCGGGCTCTCGCCGCTGCGCGCCGGGCTGTGGACCGTGCCGTCGGCGTGCGGCGTCATCGTGGGTTCCATGCTCGCGCCGATGCTCGTGCGCCGGGTGCGCCCGGGATACGTGGTCGGTGCCGGTCTGGCACTCTCTGCCGTCGGATTCGCGGTGCTGACCCTGGTGGTGCCGGGTACCGGGCTCCCGCTGCTGGTGGTCGGCTCCGTCGTCATCTCGCTCGGCCTCGGGCCCATGATGACGCTCACCACCGAGCTCGTCGTCGGCTCCGCACCACCGGAGCGGGCCGGCGAGGCTTCCGCCCTGTCGGAGACGGCGCCCGAGCTGGGCGGCGCACTCGGCATCGCGATCCTCGGCAGCGCCGGTACCGCCGTCTATCGCGCCCAGATGGCCGATACGGTCCCACCCGGCCTGCCGGAGGACGCGACGCGGGCCGCGGAGGAGACCTTGGGCGGCGCCGTCTCGGCCGCCGAGCAGGTGCCGGACCCGGTCGGCGATCAGCTGCTCGACACCGCCCGAGAGGCCTTCACCGACGGGCTGCACCTGATCGCCGGGATCAGCATCGTCGTGCTGGTCGCCACGGCGGTCGGGATCTCGGTCCTGCTCCGCCACATCCGTCCCTCTAACGAGTCGGAGCAGGGGAGAGAGGTCACGGGAGCGTCAGCGTCACGGCGATCGCCGGGCCGAACGCCACGCTCAGCAGGTACACCACGGTGA
- a CDS encoding alpha/beta hydrolase: MSLSRPAGSPGPGGRLVDVGEQRLWVLECGAGPAVVFCHGFPGLGYSWRRQLPVLAEHGFRAVAPDMRGYGGSDRPADPGSYDRRSTVADMVGLLDALGIEQAVFVGHDFGAGLVWDLPQWAPGRVRGLVVLSVPRAAPGRARPTDVYAAVGARHFFHLHYFQQAGVADAELDAAPEAFLRRVFWALGGGGSYADVFSHPAQGNGYLDVLPEAPPLPWPWLPRDEFDVYVDVFGRTGFTGGLNWYRAADHVWREKLTRPDEPVTVPTLFVTGNRDPVALIMGEAALRAMRESVPGLRGVHVLPGAGHFVQMEAADEVNRLMLNFLATLR, encoded by the coding sequence ATGTCGTTGTCCCGGCCCGCTGGTTCGCCGGGCCCCGGCGGGCGCCTGGTCGACGTCGGGGAGCAGCGGCTCTGGGTCCTGGAGTGCGGCGCCGGGCCGGCCGTGGTGTTCTGCCACGGCTTCCCCGGCCTGGGGTACAGCTGGCGGCGACAGTTGCCGGTGCTCGCCGAGCACGGGTTCCGGGCCGTCGCCCCCGATATGCGCGGCTACGGCGGCAGCGACCGCCCGGCCGATCCGGGCTCCTACGACCGACGCAGCACCGTCGCGGACATGGTCGGGTTGCTGGACGCCCTCGGCATCGAGCAGGCGGTGTTCGTCGGCCACGACTTCGGTGCCGGGCTGGTGTGGGACCTGCCCCAGTGGGCGCCGGGGCGAGTACGCGGCCTCGTCGTGCTCAGCGTGCCGCGGGCCGCCCCGGGACGGGCCCGCCCCACCGACGTCTACGCCGCGGTCGGCGCACGCCACTTCTTCCACCTGCACTATTTCCAGCAGGCGGGCGTCGCGGACGCCGAGCTCGACGCCGCTCCCGAAGCGTTCCTCCGTCGGGTGTTCTGGGCGCTGGGCGGCGGCGGGAGCTACGCCGACGTCTTCAGCCACCCGGCGCAGGGCAACGGCTACCTCGACGTACTCCCCGAAGCGCCACCGCTGCCGTGGCCCTGGCTCCCGCGCGACGAGTTCGACGTCTACGTGGATGTCTTCGGGCGTACCGGTTTCACCGGCGGGTTGAATTGGTACCGGGCCGCCGATCACGTCTGGCGGGAGAAGCTCACCCGCCCGGACGAGCCGGTGACCGTGCCCACCCTGTTCGTCACGGGCAACCGGGACCCGGTTGCGCTGATCATGGGCGAGGCCGCGCTGCGCGCGATGCGGGAGAGCGTCCCCGGCCTACGCGGGGTGCACGTCCTGCCGGGAGCGGGCCACTTCGTGCAGATGGAGGCGGCCGACGAGGTCAACCGGCTCATGCTGAATTTCCTCGCCACCCTGCGCTGA